In the Salmo trutta chromosome 33, fSalTru1.1, whole genome shotgun sequence genome, one interval contains:
- the pcnx4 gene encoding pecanex-like protein 4, whose product MVRMGPDVPLLNEYKQEFFWKRFPQTVLGGPRFKLGYCAPPYVYVNQVVLFLTPWLLGGIGTLLCQLQLLEELHAAMLSGLLMLGAAVGVQALALYAARRNGMVERLGVPNILADEEEVEFTHCVGPETVRFIAPGKRFGLNVVLHTVLAGALCGLGTWYVLLGRLTALYGSVGVALVVFVLSWVTLCTAEYSLIVNTATETATFQAQDTYEITPLTRPLYILTFIAVDLADRFTGPVPELQLTSQVLHVVFLVLPLLWALGMLSPLDALLLWGMEQALVFGLGGSPMSSNLRLLGMFAMSVCVTVCTFFIPSTLGVVLFSMAMGFLLSLDLSQFGTYCGGGSRGACGDSGWRRGASPAPPSWFGWRLGCSELLLYLGLLLGAMTEAGLLHHFLSPSQNFARGSQDAVSYLLITLFIVCWALREIQGAYVFGGVFLNPLYPRGMANVRVFKQRSRGLHVAGAIRRVLLNLVSPFAMVAFLALDGSVQQLHTASLSVGFTRAFRVVWQSSEDALLQMVVVVSVRLAAGDTRLPGWDSLGTGVQLLLVGLLSDRLLQFLSKLKFALAVLVTSWTEKKQRRQSAGTLLVLNASLCPLLLSVVVLSAMLSAPLLPLFTLPIFLVGFPRPQRSWPGPVGTACPCPDSIYYQQMSGSLACALRSAFARGSLGALTPGSHFLGRFQDRMVWIIILERGYGYCTVNIKGLELQETSCHTVEARRVDEVFEGAFERPERLGLNQGINLHWGNALTPCAALPVRVYSDARNVLSGIIDSHDNLRKLQDDFLKALVWLLLRNCVQRLKAFPWGTEEGTGGGGRKSQSSQLGQSTVTQPAEAIMVESNISSLKFRRDSSSLTSFGDWSDEDDLFGPQPARRTVALVSMEAQLGHTVLQTGPSLPGSVEMDSLFENMALSALQPLQPLGLGLGLPAVDKGRNPEVPPTKSSGTLAHENFSCPHRELFSLPLGWRTAPLLPFRLQQLRPLFPEEWFRFTLGRLALAVQDEASEDVAKALKEDGGLRDLHAQVALSCLISLGAESAFTSPSYVYRVYSGDVPWTEGLKWLSENKELYQLALKAFRYSFKLLFDQASLGPMESLDELFSTLEEYERDWYIGLVAEKGWQDSVLQEKPFLFSLGHDLTMGTYTGRVLSLQEQLVQVGHLNGEGVRGQWANLSWELLYATNDDEERYSIQAHPIMLRNLTVQAADPPLGYPIYSSVPLHLPCF is encoded by the exons AGGAGCTCCACGCTGCCATGCTCTCTGGTCTGCTCATGCTTGGGGCAGCAGTGGGTGTGCAGGCCCTGGCACTATACGCTGCCCGCAGGAATGGCATGGTGGAGCGGCTGGGAGTGCCCAACATCCTGGCAgatgaggaggaggtggagtTCACCCACTGTGTAGGCCCAGAGACGGTGAGGTTCATCGCCCCGGGGAAGAGGTTTGGGCTGAATGTGGTGCTTCACACCGTGCTGGCAGGGGCCCTCTGTGGCCTGGGGACATGGTATGTGCTCCTGGGCAGGTTGACTGCACTCTATGGCAGTGTGGGTGTAGCCTTGGTGGTATTTGTCCTGAGCTGGGTGACTCTGTGTACAGCGGAGTACTCCCTTATCGTCAACACGGCCACAGAGACGGCCACATTCCAGGCACAGGACACCTATGAGATCACCCCACTCACCCGACCACTCTACATATTAACTTTCATAGCTGTGGACCTAGCTGATCG ATTTACAGGTCCAGTGCCAGAGCTCCAGCTAACCAGTCAGGTGCTTCATGTGGTGTTCCTGGTCCTACCTCTGCTGTGGGCGCTGGGTATGTTGTCACCACTGGACGCCCTCCTCCTTTGGGGCATGGAACAGGCTCTGGTGTTCGGTTTGGGCGGCTCTCCCATGTCCAGTAACCTTAG ATTGCTGGGGATGTTCGCCATGTCTGTATGTGTTACTGTTTGTACCTTCTTCATCCCGTCCACCTTGGGTGTAGTCCTCTTCTCGATGGCCATGGGGTTTCTGCTTAGTTTGGATCTCAGCCAGTTTGGGACTTATTGTGGAGGAGGGTCCAGGGGAGCCTGTGGTGACAGTGGATGGCGTAGGGGGGCATCACCTGCCCCTCCCAGCTGGTTTGGCTGGCGGCTGGGCTGCAGTGAGCTGCTGCTCTACCTGGGGCTGCTGCTGGGAGCCATGACTGAGGCAGGGCTCTTACATCACTTCCTCAGTCCCTCCCAGAACTTTGCCAGGGGTTCTCAAGATGCTGTCAGCTACCTCCTCATCACCCTTTTCATCGTCTGCTGGGCTCTCCGAGAGATCCAGGGAGCCTATGTTTTTGGAGGAGTGTTCCTCAACCCCCTTTACCCAAGAGGAATGGCCAATGTCCGGGTGTTCAAGCAGCGGAGCAGGGGTCTTCACGTGGCTGGGGCTATCAGGAGGGTGCTGCTCAATCTGG TGTCTCCCTTTGCAATGGTTGCTTTCCTGGCTCTGGATGGCTCTGTTCAGCAGCTCCACACAGCCTCTCTCAGCGTGGGATTCACCCGGGCCTTCAGAGTG GTGTGGCAGAGCTCTGAAGATGCCCTGCTccagatggtggtggtggtgtcagTGCGGCTGGCTGCAGGGGACACCAGACTGCCTGGGTGGGACAGCCTGGGCACAGGGGTCCAGCTCCTTCTA GTGGGCCTGCTGAGTGATAGGCTGCTCCAGTTCCTGTCCAAGCTGAAGTTTGCCCTGGCCGTGCTGGTGACCTCCTGGACAGAGAAGAAACAGCGGCGCCAGTCGGCCGGGACCCTCCTGGTCCTGAACGCCTCCCTGTGTCCTCTGCTGCTCTCTGTGGTGGTCCTGTCAGCCATGCTCTCTGCTCCTTTGCTGCCCCTCTTCACCCTGCCCATCTTTCTGGTGGGCTTCCCCAGGCCTCAGCGCAGTTGGCCTGGGCCCGTGGGCACCGCTTGCCCCTGTCCAGACTCCATCTACTACCAGCAGATGAGTGGGAGCCTGGCCTGTGCTCTGAGGAGCGCCTTTGCCAGGGGATCACTTG GTGCTCTGACTCCTGGCTCCCACTTCCTGGGTCGCTTCCAGGACCGTATGGTTTGGATCATAATCTTAGAGAGAGGATATGGCTACTGTACTGTCAACATCAAG GGTCTGGAGCTGCAGGAGACCTCGTGCCACACGGTGGAGGCTCGGAGGGTGGATGAGGTGTTTGAGGGGGCCTTTGAGCGCCCTGAGCGGCTTGGCCTCAACCAGGGGATAAACCTGCACTGGGGTAACGCCCTCACCCCATGTGCTGCCCTGCCTGTGCGCGTCTACTCCGATGCCCGCAATGTGCTTTCGGGCATCATTGACTCGCATGACAACCTGAGGAAGCTCCAGGATGACTTCCTGAAGGCCCTGGTGTGGCTGCTGCTGAGGAACTGTGTCCAGAGACTAAAGGCATTCCCCTGGGGCActgaggaggggacagggggcGGGGGCAGGAAGTCCCAGTCCTCCCAGCTTGGCCAATCGACTGTCACCCAGCCTGCAGAGGCTATCATGGTGGAGTCCAACATCTCCTCTCTCAAGTTTAGACGGGACAGCTCCAGTTTGACCTCCTTTGGTGACTGGTCAGATGAGGATGACCTGTTTGGGCCTCAGCCGGCCAGGCGGACAGTGGCGTTGGTGAGTATGGAGGCCCAGCTGGGACACACAGTGCTCCAGACAGGCCCCTCGCTGCCAGGTTCTGTGGAGATGGACAGTCTGTTTGAGAACATGGCCCTCTCGGCCCTTCAGCCCTTGCAGCCTCTGGGTTTGGGTCTGGGTCTGCCAGCTGTGGACAAAGGCAGGAACCCTGAAGTCCCACCCACAAAGTCCTCCGGCACCTTGGCCCATGAAAACTTCAGTTGCCCCCACCGTGAGCTGTTCAGCCTGCCCCTTGGGTGGAGGACAGCCCCCTTGTTACCATTCCGGTTACAGCAGCTCAGGCCTTTGTTCCCTGAGGAGTGGTTTCGGTTCACTTTGGGAAGGTTGGCGCTGGCCGTTCAGGACGAGGCTTCGGAGGATGTGGCCAAAGCCCTGAAGGAGGATGGGGGGCTGAGGGACCTCCATGCCCAGGTGGCCCTGTCATGCCTCATCTCCCTGGGGGCAGAGTCTGCCTTCACCAGCCCCAGCTATGTGTACAGGGTGTACAGTGGGGACGTGCCTTGGACAGAGGGGCTGAAGTGGCTCTCTGAAAACAAAGAACTTTACCAGCTTGCACTTAAGGCTTTCAG GTACAGTTTCAAGCTGCTGTTTGATCAGGCGAGCCTGGGGCCCATGGAGAGTCTTGATGAGCTGTTCAGCACCCTGGAGGAGTATGAGAGGGACTGGTACATTGGCCTGGTGGCTGAGAAAGGCTGGCAGGACAGTGTCCTACAGGAGAAACCTTTCCTTTTCTCACTGGGCCATGACCTCACCATG ggCACTTACACAGGGCGGGTTCTGTCCCTGCAGGAGCAGCTGGTTCAGGTAGGCCATCTGAACGGGGAGGGGGTGCGTGGCCAGTGGGCTAACCTGTCCTGGGAGCTGCTCTACGCCACCAACGACGACGAGGAGCGCTACAGCATCCAGGCCCACCCCATCATGCTGAGAAACCTCACTGTCCAGGCAGCCGACCCCCCTCTGGGGTACCCCATCTACTCCTCTGTCCCCCTGCACCTCCCCTGCTTCTAA